From Triticum urartu cultivar G1812 chromosome 2, Tu2.1, whole genome shotgun sequence, a single genomic window includes:
- the LOC125537381 gene encoding myb-like protein X: MEVEKKSKDELHLKIKSKDKSSVNEEDEKEIEIEIDAKVVEKEEVSSDGSKSAGKVKETKKEGKNKSEKHVDEHEDDQKASKKKENKAEKHEDGKKEKKKLEKHEDDGKTSKKDKKEKDEKKKEDGEGSEKEKAKKGKDKKSESKEKDKISVKETGADADDSSPKNKKKDKDKAKKKDESDEKQEKDKEKEEHENKKKHVEVGQAREIKLQDNESAKKETDASEEKKDGTDKAKDKRKRDSAKKQDEHKEIGDKDEQGNKKDTEKKDKKKDKTDKKGEGKKKDGDDEKEEGKKDKEAKEKKKDKTDKEETKKKKKDGEDGEEEGKKKDKEKKKDKGGKEKTDDLAKLKKKLEKIDAKLQDLHAEKEDILRQLKELEEGMTTEEKKPVQIVEASGKAKSKEDDLVTAP, translated from the coding sequence ATGGAGGTAGAGAAGAAGTCAAAGGATGAGTTACATCTCAAGATTAAGAGTAAGGACAAGTCCTCGGTGAATGAGGAGGACGAGAAGGAGATCGAGATAGAAATCGACGCCAAGGTTGTGGAGAAGGAAGAGGTGTCCAGTGATGGTTCAAAGTCTGCAGGCAAAGTTAAGGAAACCAAAAAAGAAGGGAAAAACAAGTCAGAGAAGCATGTAGATGAACATGAAGACGATCAGAAGGCGAGTAAGAAGAAGGAAAATAAGGCAGAGAAACATGAAGATGGTAAGAAGGAAAAGAAGAAGTTAGAGAAGCATGAAGATGACGGGAAGACTAGTAAGAAGGATAAAAAGGAGAAGGATGAGAAAAAGAAAGAAGATGGCGAAGGCTCAGAAAAGGAGAAGGCCAAGAAAGGGAAAGATAAGAAgagcgagagcaaagagaaggATAAAATTAGCGTCAAGGAGACTGGAGCTGATGCAGATGACAGTAGCCCCAAGAACAAAAAGAAGGATAAGGACAAGGCAAAGAAGAAGGATGAAAGCGATGAAAAACAAGAGAAAGACAAAGAGAAGGAGGAacatgagaacaagaagaagcatGTAGAAGTGGGTCAGGCAAGAGAAATCAAGCTACAAGATAATGAGTCGGCGAAGAAAGAAACTGATGCTTCTgaagagaagaaggatggcacggacaaAGCAAAGGATAAAAGAAAGAGAGACAGTGCGAAGAAGCAAGATGAACATAAGGAAATCGGTGACAAGGACGAACAAGGTAACAAGAAAGATACAgagaagaaggacaagaagaaagATAAAACCGACAAGAAGGGGGAAGGCAAGAAGAAGGATGGCGATGATGAGAAGGAAGAAGGTAAGAAGGACAAAGAAgcgaaggagaagaagaaagataAGACCGACAAGGAAGAAActaagaagaaaaagaaggatgGTGAGGATGGGGAGGAAGAAGGTAAGAAGAAAGACAAAGAGAAGAAGAAAGACAAGGGCGGCAAGGAGAAGACCGACGATCTGGCAAAGCTTAAGAAGAAGCTGGAGAAGATCGACGCAAAGTTACAAGACCTACATGCTGAAAAGGAAGACATCCTAAGGCAGCTGAAGGAGCTCGAAGAGGGAATGACCACTGAAGAGAAGAAGCCTGTACAGATAGTGGAAGCGAGTGGCAAGGCCAAGTCCAAGGAAGATGATCTTGTTACTGCACCCTAA